TTCATAGTACGTCGCATAGGCGGCCAGGCCGTAGCCCCACCACTTGTAGCCGTACCAGGCGTTGTGGAACACGTGCGTCTCGCTCTGCGTGTTGGCGTCCACTGTTTCGCCGATGTACTTATAGAATTTGTCCTTCTGCTCCTGGCTCCAGAGCGGGTGGCAGAGGTCGTAGACCAGTGCGCAGTTGGCCATGTCGTGGCCGAAAGTGACATGGCCCGAGCGGACCGGGGCCTCGATGATCTTCATGGCCATGTCCAGGGCTTTGTGCCCGGCCGAGTCGTTCTGCTCGATGGCGTAGAGCAGGGAGGCCGAGGTCATCATTTCGTGGTCGCCGGCGGGCATGTTTTCCAGCACCACCCGGCGCATGCGGCCGTAGTCGTTGGCGTGAAGACGGGCCATCTCCTGGAGTTCGCGCGCCGAGCCCAACAAGCGCGGGTGCTCACGCGGCACCGGGTGCGGGCCGCCGGTCAGTCCGCCGCCAGAACAGGCCAGCAGGGGAAACAGAATGAGCGGGACAAGGGCCAGAATTGTGCGCAGTCGATACATGTCGTCTCTCCTTGGAAGTGTTCCCGATCCTCAGTCTACGATCCCGTCGGCGAGCGGAGTGCTCTTTCCCTTGATCTCCACGGCTCCGCCGACTTTCGCTTTCTCGAATGTCACGCTGGTGTCTCCTATCCGCACCCGCACCTCTTTCTTGGTCTCCTCGACCACTGCCGCCGGTACATCCTCGACCCCGGAGTCCGTGGCGGTGAGCACGTGCAGGAAACAGTCCTCCCGCGCGGCCCTGGAGGGCGAGACCTCCACCCGGCACTCCGGCGCCGGGCCGACATCGTGCAGGGGCAAGTGCGCCACCCCGTCGATCCGGTACAACGCATCCCCAGAAACGAGATTGACCCTGGCCCCGGCGGGAAGGCAGCTCTGGACGAACAGACGGCCCTTGCCGTTATCCAGCACCAGGCGGCCGTCCCCCAGCCGCTGAGGAACTTTCATCGCCTGGAGCAGCCAGGTCTTGGCGTACTCGGGCCGGGTGCTTTTCACCCGGTCGAAAATGATAAAGGTCCCGGGCCGCAGGAACACGATCTGGCGGGTGAAACACTCCAGCTTGCTCCTGCGGTAGGCCCGGCTGCAATCCCCGGCCGTGTAGAGGTAATCCCCCTTGTCCTCGAATGCGATCAGCCGGGCGGTGTCGTACAGCTCGGGGTGGCCCAGGAAATCGGCGGCATCCTGCACGGCGCCGTTGTGGTGTGGCCAGTCGTGGTGCTGGCCGCCGTCATTGGCTATCGCCCCGGCATAGGCCCGGATGTGGGGCCAGGTCTCGGCGGGGTCTTTCACGAGCAGCGTGCTGTGGGCGATGCTGCGGCAGAGGTAGTTGACCTCGTGGTCCGTGGAGAAGCCATAAAACTGGCCGCCGTCGCCCGCCAGCTCTCCGCCCTTGTAGATATCGAAATGCCCGGCATCCAGGTGCTGGTGGCTGGTGAACCGCGGCCCGCACTTGAAGAAGAAATAGGTCGCGTCCTGCTCCCAACTGCTGCGAGCGTAGACAAACCCCGGCCCGCGCGACAGATGCGAGAGCTTGAGCGAGTCGAGGCCGCCGGGCGTGACAGTGGTGTCGTTCCAGAGGAAATCCATGAACGCGTAGAGCGGCTGGCCGAGCGTCGGGGTGCCCCGGTCGAACGCCGCCACGGCCCGGTGGGACGGGTCATCGCGGAAACGGGCGGCCAGGATACGGCGGCAGGTCAGGTCGTGGTCGCGCTCCCAGAGGTAGATCCGTCCGCCGCTGTCGCCCATGGGCGCCAGGTGACGGGTCCCGCGCTCCTCTATTCCAGGATAGCACTCGAACATACTGGCCACGGCACGCTGGCCCAGAAATTCCGGGCTTTCGGCGAACCAGTCCAGGCCCTCCAGGCGAAGGGCGATGTCACAGTAGATCAGCCACTGGAATGTCCAGTAGTGCACGTAGTAGCCCTCGGCCCAGCCGCCGCCGTCACCGGCGAGACGCCAGGCGGGCAGCACGCGCGCGCGTATCTCTTTCTCCAGGGCGGCCAGTATCTCCGGGGCGCGCGGGTTCTCGTAGTAGGTGGCGTAACAGGCCACGGCTATCCCGGCGTTCTTGTAGCTGTAGAACCCGTTATGGAATACGGATAACTCGCTGCCGGTGTTGGCGTCGATAGTGCGGTTCATGTAGCCGATAAATTCTGCCGCCTCGGAGTCGGTCCAGGCGGCGCGGCAATAGTCGAACACCACCGCGCAGTTGGCCAGGTCGATCCCGAAAGTCTGATGCCCCACCCGGATCGATCCGCGCACCAGCTTGAGCGCCCGCTCCACCGCAGCCCGGGCCAGGTCGGTGTCCGCGGTCACGGCGGCGGCCAGGGCCGCGCTGAACAGGTATTCCTGATCGCCGCCCTGGGCTTCGAGCGCGGTCTCGTCCATGCGGATGAAAGCCTCATGACGCTGTGCCGCCAGTTCGCGCAGGCGCTCTACGCCGCCGAACAGGCGCGGGTGCTCGCGCGGCACGGGATGGCGCTCGGCGCGAACGGCCCCGGCCAGGAGAAAGACCAACCCCAGTCCGGCCAGGCATGTCATCTTGATCGAACGGATCGATATCATATACAGCCTCCGTCTCAATCCACGTTGACTTTCAGCTCCAGGGGGAACTCGCCCTGCGGGCCCCGGATCACTCCGCCGTCGTGCGCCTTCTCGAAGCTCACGCTCCAGCCGCCCTCCAGGGAGACAGTGACCCGCTCTTTGCCGTCGCTGAGCATGGCCGCCGGAACAGTCTCCACCCCGCTGTCCGTGGCTGTGAGCACGTGCAGGAAATAGTCCTGCTTCTGGGGCGTGGGCGGCGAGACCTCCACCCGGCACTGCACGGAGCGGCCGATCTCGCGCTCCGGCGGGCAGGACCAGCCATCCACCACGTACAGCTCCGGCCCGGAGACCAGTTTCTGCGTGGCTTTCTGCGGCAGAAGGCTCTGCACGAACAGCCGCCCGCGGCCGTTGGTCAGAACCAGGGCGCCGCTCTCCCGCCTCTCGGGCACTGTCATGGCCTGGAGGAGCCAGGTCTTGGCATACTCGGGCCGGGTGCTTCTCACCCGGTCGAAAATCACGAAAGTGCCGGGGCGAAGGTAGACAATCTGACGGGTGTATTGCTCGAGCTTTTTCTTCGAGTAGGAGCGGGTCAGGTCGCCGGCGGTGTAGAGCCAGCTCCCGTGGTCGTCAAAAGCGTTCAGGTCGGCGATGTCGTAGAGGGCGGCGTTTTTGGCCCAGTCCAGCGAATCCAGCACCGAGCCGTTGTGGTGCGGCCAGGAGTGCGTCTGGCCGCCGTCGTTGACCATCCGCCCGCTCCAGGCGCGTATGTTGCTCCAAGCCTCGGACGGGTCCTTGATCAGCATGGTATTATGGGCGATGGTGCGGCAGTAGTAGTTGACCGCGTGGTTGCCCTCGAACGTGTCATATACGCCGCCATCCCCGGCCAGCTCCTCGTGCTTGAAGATCAGGAAATGGCCGTTGTCCAGGTGCTGGTGCGCGGTGAAACGGTCGCCGGCCTTGAAGAAGAAATAGGTCGCGTCCTCATCCCAACTGCTGCGCGCGCTGACAAACCCCGCGCCAGGACTGACATGGCTGAGCCGGAAGGACTTGAGATCGCCCGCGGGGACAGTGGTGTCGCGCCAGAGGAAATCCTTGTAGGCGTTCACGCTGGAGCCGATAAGCGGCGTGGTCTCGTTGAACGCGTGTACGA
This genomic window from bacterium contains:
- a CDS encoding heparinase II/III-family protein; its protein translation is MISIRSIKMTCLAGLGLVFLLAGAVRAERHPVPREHPRLFGGVERLRELAAQRHEAFIRMDETALEAQGGDQEYLFSAALAAAVTADTDLARAAVERALKLVRGSIRVGHQTFGIDLANCAVVFDYCRAAWTDSEAAEFIGYMNRTIDANTGSELSVFHNGFYSYKNAGIAVACYATYYENPRAPEILAALEKEIRARVLPAWRLAGDGGGWAEGYYVHYWTFQWLIYCDIALRLEGLDWFAESPEFLGQRAVASMFECYPGIEERGTRHLAPMGDSGGRIYLWERDHDLTCRRILAARFRDDPSHRAVAAFDRGTPTLGQPLYAFMDFLWNDTTVTPGGLDSLKLSHLSRGPGFVYARSSWEQDATYFFFKCGPRFTSHQHLDAGHFDIYKGGELAGDGGQFYGFSTDHEVNYLCRSIAHSTLLVKDPAETWPHIRAYAGAIANDGGQHHDWPHHNGAVQDAADFLGHPELYDTARLIAFEDKGDYLYTAGDCSRAYRRSKLECFTRQIVFLRPGTFIIFDRVKSTRPEYAKTWLLQAMKVPQRLGDGRLVLDNGKGRLFVQSCLPAGARVNLVSGDALYRIDGVAHLPLHDVGPAPECRVEVSPSRAAREDCFLHVLTATDSGVEDVPAAVVEETKKEVRVRIGDTSVTFEKAKVGGAVEIKGKSTPLADGIVD
- a CDS encoding heparinase II/III-family protein, with protein sequence MKLIRPCQFLFVFAFLLSFSPLGAATVFDRDRHPVPHEHPRLLGSAEYLRQLARERPEAYTRMSEIVTQREGGDHERMLSCALVYAIDGPSAENWGREAVKIALKHIDDPILVGHTRFGDILANCALVYDLCWPLWTPEQRQKFHDYISRTVEANVESEPSVFHNAWYSYKHWGYGLAAYATYYEYDRAQAIHDKLENDYQEMVLPAYRMAGAGGGWAEGYYINYWSYEWMFFCECARRVEGVDYFGAAPEFLGHRAVASMFETYPGIGAYASRRPVPMGDGRGDVFTAERDKALCARRILVNRFRDDPDNQVVHAFNETTPLIGSSVNAYKDFLWRDTTVPAGDLKSFRLSHVSPGAGFVSARSSWDEDATYFFFKAGDRFTAHQHLDNGHFLIFKHEELAGDGGVYDTFEGNHAVNYYCRTIAHNTMLIKDPSEAWSNIRAWSGRMVNDGGQTHSWPHHNGSVLDSLDWAKNAALYDIADLNAFDDHGSWLYTAGDLTRSYSKKKLEQYTRQIVYLRPGTFVIFDRVRSTRPEYAKTWLLQAMTVPERRESGALVLTNGRGRLFVQSLLPQKATQKLVSGPELYVVDGWSCPPEREIGRSVQCRVEVSPPTPQKQDYFLHVLTATDSGVETVPAAMLSDGKERVTVSLEGGWSVSFEKAHDGGVIRGPQGEFPLELKVNVD